Proteins from one Cryptomeria japonica chromosome 4, Sugi_1.0, whole genome shotgun sequence genomic window:
- the LOC131047917 gene encoding transcription factor bHLH67 translates to MEKYDFSGNIGACSAIESLLQISETDFGNDASANNIMHDAQFEIPISEIMMDGFCQELENSSENNRIREPQHSAFSAYIKPQLNARVADSSGVSSENLHKRCLRFLRENDQDRKVGVQRSHRTAPAVARNNNEELKEKKKDKAKSAFQHMIAERNRRVKLNQHFQNLYYLLPRNCKKDKHSILANATYYLKELKLRVCELQQRSESVDELIPRNFSNSSEEVSVRFESHDNPFNSGSLLLYRSDDVILEQCDDIPCEVKIKINVETKMVSCSASLLLRVIELLRAWQLEILSVSHKKGSGFQATFVVLPKGEDWDISHWQTFGSLVSRTLSG, encoded by the exons ATGGAGAAATACGATTTCAGTGGAAACATTGGTGCCTGCAGCGCCATTGAATCTCTTTTACAGATTAGCGAGACTGATTTCGGCAATGATGCTTCTGCAAACAATATAATGCACGACGCACAATTTGAGATTCCTATTTCTGAAATCATGATGGACGGATTTTGTCAAGAGCTGGAGAATTCCTCTGAGAATAATAGGATTCGGGAGCCGCAGCACAGTGCTTTCAGCGCCTACATAAAACCTCAATTGAACGCCCGCGTTGCGGATTCTTCCGGCGTATCCTCTGAGAATCTGCACAAAAGATGTTTGAGATTTCTGAGAGAAAACGATCAAGATAGAAAGGTAGGCGTCCAGAGATCACACCGAACGGCTCCTGCTGTTGCTCGCAACAATAATGAAGagttgaaggagaaaaagaaggataaAGCTAAATCGGCATTTCAGCACATGATTGCAGAGCGCAATAGGAGagtcaaattgaaccagcatttccAGAATCTTTACTATCTTCTTCCAAGAAATTGCAAG AAAGATAAGCATTCAATATTGGCGAATGCCACATATTATTTGAAAGAACTAAAGCTTCGTGTATGCGAGCTGCAACAAAGGAGTGAAAGCGTGGACGAATTGATTCCGAGGAATTTCTCAAATAGTAGTGAAGAAGTAAGCGTCAGGTTCGAGTCCCACGACAATCCATTCAATTCAGGCAGCCTATTACTTTACCGCAGCGACGATGTGATTTTGGAGCAATGTGATGACATCCCCTGCgaagttaaaattaaaattaatgtgGAAACGAAAATGGTTTCTTGCTCAGCAAGTCTACTTCTTAGAGTGATAGAGCTGTTGAGAGCATGGCAGTTGGAGATCCTTTCGGTTTCACATAAAAAGGGTTCTGGATTTCAGGCTACTTTTGTAGTATTACCAAAG GGTGAGGACTGGGATATTTCCCACTGGCAAACTTTCGGGAGTTTAGTCAGTCGGACTCTCAGTGGATGA